Sequence from the Amycolatopsis sp. NBC_00345 genome:
GCCAGCCCAGCCCAGCCAGCCCAGCCCAGCCAGCCCAGCCCAGCCAGCCCAGCCCAGCCAGCACATTCAGCTCAGCCAAGCCCAAATCCCATCCCGTCCGGCATCCGCTGCCGCTCGCCCCGCCCCAGACCCCAGCGCCGAGGGCCGAGGGCCGCGCACCCTAGCCCACCCCACCGACAAAAACCGGCCCCCGGCACCGCACCCCCTCCGAGTTGTCCACATCGGCCCGCGCCACCCCGGGTTTGTCCACAGATTCGCGACCGCCCCCACCAGCCCCGATTTCCGCCGCACAGTGGAGTCGTGACCACCTCGACCCCGCCGGGCTCGGCCCGGCCTGTTCTCACCGACCCTGCCCAGCTGATCGTGGCGCTCCCGTACCTGCTCGGGTTCACCCCCGCGGACTCACTCGTCCTGCTCGGGCACCGGCCGCCCGGTACCGGCATCGGCCTGATCGTGCGGGCGGACCTGCCACCCCAGGACCTGTTCGCGTACCAGGCCGAAGCGCTCGCCCCGCGCTTCCGGGCCGCCACTCATTTCGGCGTCACCGCCGTCATCGTCGGCGGCCGCGCCGGACCCGGTGGGCGGCCGCCGTTCGCGGAGTTCGTCGCCGAACTCCGGCGGGCGCTGAGCGAGCACGACCTGCCGCTGCTCCATCCACTGTGGACGGCCGCGATCGAGGAAGACGCGCCCTGGGCGTGTTACCGCGACCAAGACTGCCGCGGCATGCTCCCGGACCCCCGTGGCACGGTCATCGCCGCCGCCACGACCAGCGCGGGGTTGGTGTCGTTCCCGAGCCGCGAGCACGTGGCCGCGTTGCTGGAGCCGCGTTCGCCGGAGGCGATCGTCCGCCGGACGGCACTGCTCGGGCGCGCTGAGCAGCCACCCTGGGACACCGAGGACGTGGTCTCCGCGGCGGCCGCCGCGGTCCGCGCGGCCTTCGTGCGGAGACGAAGCGGCATCGACCAGCTCGACGACGAGCAGGCGGTGCGCCTCGCGTACGCCCTCACGATCAAGCCGGTCCGCGACGCCTGCCTCGCGACGGCCGCGCCGCCGGGCACCGGCGTGGCCCTGGAGGCGGAAGGCCTGTGGCTCTCGCTGGTCCAGGAACTGCCCGCGCCGCACCGTGCCGAGGCCGCCTGCCTGCTCGCCTACACGACCTTGCTCCGCGGCGAGGGCGCGCTAGCCGGGATGGCCCTGGACAACGCCCTCGAAGCGAGCCCCGGCCACCTGCTCGCCCAATTGCTGCACGCGGCGTGGAACCACGGCACCGACCCCGCGAGGCTCGCGGGCCTCGCGGCCGGGTCCGAAGTGGACCTCGGCCTCGAGCACACCGGGGACGGATGAACCGTCAGGACTGCCGGGCGCGGGTGAACTCCCAGGCGTCGGACACGATGCCCATGAGGTCGGTGCGCTCCGGCTTCCAGCCGAGCTCCTGGCCGGCTTTCGCGCTGGAGGCGACGAGCACCGACGGGTCGCCGGTGCGGCGCGGGGCCACGACGGCCGGGATCGGGTGGCCGGTCACCTTCCGGCAGGCCTCGACGACCTCGAGGACCGAGAACCCGGTGCCGCTGCCCAGGTTGTAGATGCGGTGCTCGCCCGCCGTGGCGTGGCGCAGGGCCAGCTGGTGGGCGTCGGCGAGGTCGACGACGTGGATGTAGTCGCGGACTGCCGTCTGGTCGGGCGTCGGGTAGTCGTCGCCGTAGATGGAGATGTGCTCGCGGTCGCCGGTGGCGACCTGAAGGACGAGGGGGATGAGATGGGTTTCGGTGGTGTGCCGCTCGCCGAAGGCGTTGTACGCGCCCGCGACGTTGAAGTAGCGCAGGCTGACGGCGGCCAGGCCGTGGGCGCGCGCGAAGCTGGTGATGGCGTGGTCGATCGCGAGCTTGGACGCGCCGTAGGTGTTGGTCGGCTGCGTCGGCGCGGTCTCCGGGATCGGCGACGACTCCGGCTCGCCGTACGTGGCGGCGGTGGAGGAGAACACCAGGCGCGGCGTGCCGTTGGCCTTCATGGCCTCGAGCAGGCGCAGCGAGGTGACGACGTTGCCCTCCCAGTACTTCGCCGGGTCCGTCATCGACTCGCCGACCAGCGACTTCGCGGCGAAGTGCAGGACGCCGTCGAAGCCCTCGCCGAGGATGTCGGCGGCCACCGTGGCGGCGTCGCCCTGGATGAAGCGGGCGTCGGGGTGCACGGCGTCGGCGTGGCCGGTGGACAGGTCGTCCACGACGGTGACCTGGTGACCGGCTTCGATGAGCCGCGCGGCGCACACACTGCCCACGTACCCGGCGCCGCCCGTGACGATCAGTTTCAGGGGGCTCTGCTGGTCGGTCACGTCGTGGCCTTTCTCCTGAGGGTGGTGACTGTGCGGCACAGTCTTCCCTTAAGGCGACGCGACGAGCCGCCCGGGGGTTGCCCCGGATGGCTCAGCGCGGTGATCGGCCTTCTCCGGGGCGGACGTCGCCGGGGATCGTCCCGGCGGTCTCCGGCTGGTAGCGCCGACTTCGCCCGGGGACGGCCGTCTGACGTTTCGCCTGGGCAACTGCCGAGCGACCTCGCGAGGGCAGACGACCGCCGGAAACGACTGTCGAGCGCCCCCGGCCAGGGGTCAGACCTCGTCGCGCCCGGCGCCTCGGGAAGGAACGGCCGTGAACGTCCGCGGGCGGCGGAGGCCGGCGCTTTCGAACGCGGTCTCCACGGCGGAGCGGACCGTTTCCAGGTCGGCCTCACGCACCAGCGCGATGGCCGAGCCGCCGAAGCCGCCGCCGGTCATCCGGGCGCCCAGCGCGCCCGCCGACCGGGCGGAGTCGACCGCGAGGTCGAGTTCGGTGGTGGAGATGCGGTAGTCGTCGCGCATGCTCACGTGCGAAGCGTCGAGGTACGGGCCGATCTCGGCCAGCTTGTCCTGGCGCAGCAACGCGACCACGTCGAGCACCCGCTGGTTCTCGGTGACCACGTGGCGCACCAGGGGGGCGAGCTCGTCCGGCAGCTGGGCCAGCGCGGCGGGCAGGCCCTCGAGCGTCACGTCGCGCAGTGCCTTGACGCCGAGCAGCTCGGCGGCTCGCTCGGTGCCGCGGCGGCGCTCGCCGTAGCCGCCCTCGGCGTGGGAGTGCTTGGTGCGGGTGTCCATGATCAGGATCCGCACGCCGGCCTCGGCCAGCGGGAACGGGACCTGCTCCATCTCGCCCGAGCGGACGTCGAGGAACAGCACGCACGACTCGGTGCAGCACAGCGAGGCCGTCTGGTCGAGGAGCCCGGTGGGGGCGCCGACGTAGTCGTTCTCGGAACGCTGCACCCAGAGGGCGATCTGCGCCCGGTCCGGCGCTCCGGGCGTGTCGCCGTCGACCTCTACGCCGGCGAGGCCCAGCAGGGCCAGCGTCACGGCGCACTCCAGCGCGTGCGAGGAGGACAGGCCCGCGCCCGATGGCACGTCACCGGCGATGACCAGGTCGGCGCCCGCGGCGTAACCATGGTCGCGCAGCACCCAGGCGACGCCCGCGGGATAGGCCGCCCAGCCCGCGACGGACCGGGGCTCCAGCGACGCGATCTCGAGCGGGCCGGACTGCTGGAGCTGTCCGTCGTCGCCGAGGGTGGCGACGTTCAGCACCCCGTCCTCGCGCGGCGTCCCGGCCGCGGCCAGGCGGTGGGGCAGGGCGAAGGGCAGCACGAACCCGTCGTTGTAGTCGGTGTGCTCGCCGATCAGGTTGACCCGGCCCGGCGCGGACCAGACCCCGGCCGGGGCCCGGCCGTGAATCCG
This genomic interval carries:
- a CDS encoding DUF4192 domain-containing protein, with the translated sequence MTTSTPPGSARPVLTDPAQLIVALPYLLGFTPADSLVLLGHRPPGTGIGLIVRADLPPQDLFAYQAEALAPRFRAATHFGVTAVIVGGRAGPGGRPPFAEFVAELRRALSEHDLPLLHPLWTAAIEEDAPWACYRDQDCRGMLPDPRGTVIAAATTSAGLVSFPSREHVAALLEPRSPEAIVRRTALLGRAEQPPWDTEDVVSAAAAAVRAAFVRRRSGIDQLDDEQAVRLAYALTIKPVRDACLATAAPPGTGVALEAEGLWLSLVQELPAPHRAEAACLLAYTTLLRGEGALAGMALDNALEASPGHLLAQLLHAAWNHGTDPARLAGLAAGSEVDLGLEHTGDG
- the galE gene encoding UDP-glucose 4-epimerase GalE gives rise to the protein MTDQQSPLKLIVTGGAGYVGSVCAARLIEAGHQVTVVDDLSTGHADAVHPDARFIQGDAATVAADILGEGFDGVLHFAAKSLVGESMTDPAKYWEGNVVTSLRLLEAMKANGTPRLVFSSTAATYGEPESSPIPETAPTQPTNTYGASKLAIDHAITSFARAHGLAAVSLRYFNVAGAYNAFGERHTTETHLIPLVLQVATGDREHISIYGDDYPTPDQTAVRDYIHVVDLADAHQLALRHATAGEHRIYNLGSGTGFSVLEVVEACRKVTGHPIPAVVAPRRTGDPSVLVASSAKAGQELGWKPERTDLMGIVSDAWEFTRARQS
- the galK gene encoding galactokinase, giving the protein MSPATDAAEAFHRIHGRAPAGVWSAPGRVNLIGEHTDYNDGFVLPFALPHRLAAAGTPREDGVLNVATLGDDGQLQQSGPLEIASLEPRSVAGWAAYPAGVAWVLRDHGYAAGADLVIAGDVPSGAGLSSSHALECAVTLALLGLAGVEVDGDTPGAPDRAQIALWVQRSENDYVGAPTGLLDQTASLCCTESCVLFLDVRSGEMEQVPFPLAEAGVRILIMDTRTKHSHAEGGYGERRRGTERAAELLGVKALRDVTLEGLPAALAQLPDELAPLVRHVVTENQRVLDVVALLRQDKLAEIGPYLDASHVSMRDDYRISTTELDLAVDSARSAGALGARMTGGGFGGSAIALVREADLETVRSAVETAFESAGLRRPRTFTAVPSRGAGRDEV